The following DNA comes from Mucilaginibacter jinjuensis.
CAACGCCGAGATTTTCGATATCAATTCAGAAGTACAATATGTATTTAAGGGGTTGCAGGAAACTGCCCAGATGAAAAACATCACCCTGGTTGATAATATATTGAAACTGCCGCTTAATGTAAGACTGGATAAAGTATTTACCGGACAGGTTTTCCAAAACCTGCTTTCAAACGCCATTAAGTTTTCGCAAACCAACAATAATATTAAAGTGGCTACCAGCCTGCAACGCCAAAAATTTGTATTCGAGATTATTGACGAAGGCATAGCCATTGGCCAGGAAGAGCTGGATACTATGTTTAATAAACTAAAAACTTTAAACGATGCCAACAGCGGCAATGCCACCGGCAGCCGTTTAGGCCTTGGTTTATCAATAGCCAAATTAATGGCCCAGGAAATGGGCGGCGAACTAAGCTACCGTAGCGATTATAACGGCAACTATTTCAGAGTAGAATTTAACGTGATCAATTAATAGAAGAATAGCACACAACCCGATGAATAAATTTTTATCACTCCTGTTTTTTATTGTCCTTTTTGGCAATGCAGCCTCGGCCCAGCAAAGCATTATAACGTTCAAATCACTTGGACGCGATGATGATGCTATTACCGGCATGAGCGGCTCGAGCGCTTACTATGTAAAAATTGATCCGTTTATGGAAATGAACGGCAGCAAGCTGGTTCTGTTTTTTGAGCCATCACAAGCACTTATCAAAGATAAATCGTACATCAACGTATTAATTAATGATAAGCCTGTTTACAGTGCCCGTTTAAGTAAAGACTCTATCCAGAAAGTAACACTGGGCTTAAGCCGTGCCGATTTATCGCCCGACCGTCGCTACGTTAAAATACAGATCCGCACGCTGTTAACCATTACAGACGATATTTGCCACGATTTGGATAACCCTGCCATGTGGTTAAAGGTAAAAGGTAACTCTTACCTGGCGCTTAATAAAAGTAATACCAACTTCTTCAATAACGTTAATATCTCCAATTCATTCGAGTCAAAAACTGCTATTGTTTATCCAGCCAACCCAACCCTGCACGATTTAAAGGCTGTGGCTTGGGCTTACGCACGTTTAAAGAAATCAGACATTAAAAACGTTCAGGTAGTTGAAGCCGGTCACCTGCCAGATACCATCCACAATTACATTATGGTGGGTTCGATAGGCCAGATAGCTGCCGACAAACGCAACCTCATTAAAATTAATCCGGGCAGCGGCCAGGGTTTGTTTTATCTGCATAAAGCGGTTATCAGCGTAACTGATACTGTTACTAACCTGGTTACCGTTAACGGACAAATTATGCCTGCTCGTTCTGTAGAAACGCACCAGGTACCAGAAGAAATTTTATTTGTTACCGGTGGCGACGAACCGGGTTATGAGAAAACAATTACCGCATTGGGTAATATGAACATCCTTAACTCAACCTTTGGCGATTACCTGTTAATTAACAACGCTACCAACAACTTCTTTAAAACTATTGATGAAAACCGTTCTAAATTAACACTACGTCAGCTGGGTGGTTTAACCAACTTTGCATCGGGTGTGGGTTCATTAAAAACAGTTTATAACTTTAAAAACAGTGATTTCAGCTTTACACCAAAAGAAGTTGAGATCCGTTTTGTGGCTAACTATAGTGCGCTGGCATTAAACGACCGTGGTTACTTTAACGTTTACCTTAACGGTATGCTCATCAGCAGTGAAAAACTGGATGCATCGGGCAAGTTAAATACATCGGTAACCATTAACCGTTACCAGCACCATAAATACAATACGCTGATTGCGGAGTTCAGGTTCCACCCAACCAGTGGTAACTGTACCAGCAGCTTCACCAATTTCTTTGCCGAGATTGACGTTGATAAATCGTACCTGGAGTCAAAAAATCCATTTATCTCTAACGACTTAAGTTTCTACCAATATCCTGAAGCATTTAACGCAGGTACCACCCGTATCGTGGTAAGCCGCGACTATGCTAAATATGCAGCAGGTGCAATGGGCGAGATTATCTATGAGTTGAACAACAACATCAACGCTAATAACTTCCCTGAGTTTATTTATTCTGATGACCTGAAAAACAACAAAGGCGATCTGAAGAAATATAACATAGTAGCACTCCTGTCGCGAAACGACCCCTTGATCGAAGAATTTCCGGATGCGCCGATCAAGTTCGACCATGATTTCAGGCTTTACAACAACAATAACAACGAGGTCGTCTACACCGTATCCGATTCCGTATCCAACGGTTTGGCACAGATATTTTATGGGCGAAGCAACAACGCCTGTTTAGTACTTACCGCAACCGGTAAAAACCTGAGCAATGCCTTCCTGGCAGCCTCACGTTCTATCACCGAGCAGTTGTCGACCCTATCGAGCAACGTTTGTATTGCCGATGTTAACAATAACAAATACCTGTTTAACATCAGCAAATCGAGCGAAAACTTAGAGTATGTAGATACCAAGAGTGCACTGTCACGTTTCTGGGAAAATTACAACCTGTTTATCCTGTTGGGTATCCTGATCCTGATCCTGGTTTCATTCCTTTATGTAAGGTTTAAGGTTCAGAAATCGCAAGAGATCATCAACGAATAAGCATAACAACACACACTGTAAGCGAGCATTTAATAATTTTTTGTAACGTAACATACATGCCGGAAGATATTAACGAGTTAAGTGCTATGGATCAGGGCGCTGGGTATACCGGCGCTTCCACAAACTATAAAAGCATGCCCATACCAGATCTGCTGGTTAAGGATGGCTTTATGTCTGTGGCCGATCTGATCAAAATTAAAGCATTCTCAGAACGCTCCGGCCTGTCTATGATCAAGATCATCCTGAACTTTGGTTACGTTTCGCGCAAAAATTACGAGCGTTCGTTAACCAATGCCGGCCATGTTTTTCACCAGATAAGGGAAGAAGAATATGATATGGAGATACTGGAGCAAATTGAACTGAAATTTGCCGACGAGCACGTGGCCCTCCCTATCCGTAAAGAAAACGGTAAAATAATTGTACTAATGGCCGATCCTAGCGATCAGCCATTTATTGATTTCATTAAATCAACCTACGATTGTGAGCCGGAAATTATATTGGCTGCCGATCTGGATATTACCTGGTTAAGCCATAAGCTTATAGGTACGCCTTACGTAAAATCGGCTGTGTTTGAACTGCTTAATCACGATCCTAAAAGCTCGGCCCTAATTACGTTTACCAACCCGCAGCTTATCGCCATGTTTTCGTTAATTGCGGTAACTTGTATTTTCCTGGTACTCAGTTTCACGTTAACATCCATTATCATTAATGTATTCATCAGTGTTATATTCCTGGTGGCTATTACATTTAAATTATTCCTGGCGCTGGTTGGTTCGCGGTTTGAGTTGCACCAGGCAGTAACCAAAGAAGAAGTAAAACAGGTAGAGAATGATGATCTGCCCATTTACACTATCTTGTTACCGGTATACCGCGAAGATAAACTGATTAAAAAGCTGGTATGGAACCTGCAAAGTTTGGATTATCCGCGCGAACAGCTGGATATTAAACTGCTGATAGAAGAAGATGACGATAAAACCCTGAATGCGGTTCGTAACCTCGATTTCCCTGCAGTTTTTGAGGTAATTGTTGTGCCTTACCACATGCCTAAAACCAAGCCTAAAGCTTGTAACTATGGCCTGCACTTTGCCCGTGGCGAGTATTTAACTATTTACGATGCGGAAGATATCCCGGATACCGATCAGCTTAAAAAAGTAGTTAAACTGTTTAATAAGCTCCCTACGCACTTTATTTGCGTGCAATGCGCGTTGAACTACTTTAACCGTAATGAGAATTTCCTTACCCGTATGTTTACCCTGGAGTACTCTTACTGGTTTGACTATATGCTGCCCGGCCTCGATACACTGGATATTCCTATCCCGTTAGGTGGTACCAGCAATCACTTTAAACTGGATGCCCTGATTGATTTAGGTGCCTGGGATCCATTCAACGTTACCGAAGATGCCGACTTAGGTGTGCGTGCTTATGCAAAAGGTTATAAAATAGCCATCGTAAATTCAACCACTTATGAGGAAGCCAATAACGAGCCTTTTAACTGGATCCGCCAACGCTCGCGCTGGATTAAAGGCTACATGCAAACCTGGCTGGTACACATGCGCAACCCGGTAGCCCTATGGCGTAAAATTGGCTGGAAAGGCTTTTTAGGTTTTAATTTCTTTATCGGTGCAACACCAATAACGTTTTTATTGTACCCTTTCCTGCTCAGCGTTTTCATTGCTTACCTGGTATTCGATTTACGTACTATACGTTTATTGTTCCCAGACTGGGTATTATTTATTTCGATCTTTAACCTGCTTATCGGTAACATCCTCATGATCTATGTAAACATGATGGCCGTATTTAAAAGGCGCTATTACGAACTTATTTTGTTTGCCATCGCTAACCCTGTTTACTGGTTAATGCACTCTATAGCAGCTTACAAAGGCTTATATCAATTAATTGTTAAACCATTTTACTGGGAAAAAACCAACCATGGTTTAAGTAAGGTTAATAATGCCGTTAACGTAGTTAAATGAAACAGCAGAATAAAACCTTATACATTGCTATACTTGCCCTCATACTTGCCGTTTATTACCTGGTGTGGGGAATTTACTTAGCCAAACTTGGCTACTTTAATAAAGAAGAGCTGTTCCTGATCGAGAAAGCCAAAATTGTTTTCGAAGGCATAGGTAACCGGTTA
Coding sequences within:
- a CDS encoding glycosyltransferase family 2 protein, with amino-acid sequence MPEDINELSAMDQGAGYTGASTNYKSMPIPDLLVKDGFMSVADLIKIKAFSERSGLSMIKIILNFGYVSRKNYERSLTNAGHVFHQIREEEYDMEILEQIELKFADEHVALPIRKENGKIIVLMADPSDQPFIDFIKSTYDCEPEIILAADLDITWLSHKLIGTPYVKSAVFELLNHDPKSSALITFTNPQLIAMFSLIAVTCIFLVLSFTLTSIIINVFISVIFLVAITFKLFLALVGSRFELHQAVTKEEVKQVENDDLPIYTILLPVYREDKLIKKLVWNLQSLDYPREQLDIKLLIEEDDDKTLNAVRNLDFPAVFEVIVVPYHMPKTKPKACNYGLHFARGEYLTIYDAEDIPDTDQLKKVVKLFNKLPTHFICVQCALNYFNRNENFLTRMFTLEYSYWFDYMLPGLDTLDIPIPLGGTSNHFKLDALIDLGAWDPFNVTEDADLGVRAYAKGYKIAIVNSTTYEEANNEPFNWIRQRSRWIKGYMQTWLVHMRNPVALWRKIGWKGFLGFNFFIGATPITFLLYPFLLSVFIAYLVFDLRTIRLLFPDWVLFISIFNLLIGNILMIYVNMMAVFKRRYYELILFAIANPVYWLMHSIAAYKGLYQLIVKPFYWEKTNHGLSKVNNAVNVVK
- a CDS encoding cellulose biosynthesis cyclic di-GMP-binding regulatory protein BcsB; its protein translation is MNKFLSLLFFIVLFGNAASAQQSIITFKSLGRDDDAITGMSGSSAYYVKIDPFMEMNGSKLVLFFEPSQALIKDKSYINVLINDKPVYSARLSKDSIQKVTLGLSRADLSPDRRYVKIQIRTLLTITDDICHDLDNPAMWLKVKGNSYLALNKSNTNFFNNVNISNSFESKTAIVYPANPTLHDLKAVAWAYARLKKSDIKNVQVVEAGHLPDTIHNYIMVGSIGQIAADKRNLIKINPGSGQGLFYLHKAVISVTDTVTNLVTVNGQIMPARSVETHQVPEEILFVTGGDEPGYEKTITALGNMNILNSTFGDYLLINNATNNFFKTIDENRSKLTLRQLGGLTNFASGVGSLKTVYNFKNSDFSFTPKEVEIRFVANYSALALNDRGYFNVYLNGMLISSEKLDASGKLNTSVTINRYQHHKYNTLIAEFRFHPTSGNCTSSFTNFFAEIDVDKSYLESKNPFISNDLSFYQYPEAFNAGTTRIVVSRDYAKYAAGAMGEIIYELNNNINANNFPEFIYSDDLKNNKGDLKKYNIVALLSRNDPLIEEFPDAPIKFDHDFRLYNNNNNEVVYTVSDSVSNGLAQIFYGRSNNACLVLTATGKNLSNAFLAASRSITEQLSTLSSNVCIADVNNNKYLFNISKSSENLEYVDTKSALSRFWENYNLFILLGILILILVSFLYVRFKVQKSQEIINE